The following are encoded together in the Eulemur rufifrons isolate Redbay chromosome 28, OSU_ERuf_1, whole genome shotgun sequence genome:
- the GSTO2 gene encoding glutathione S-transferase omega-2 isoform X2, whose product MPGDGTKALGKGSCPPGPVPEGLIRIYSMRFCPYSHRTRLVLRAKGISHEIININLRNKPEWYYTKHPFGQIPVLETSQCQLIYESVIACEYLDDAYPGRKLFPCDPYERARQKMLLELFCKILDYQNTTFFGGDCISMIDYLLWPWFERLDVYGIADCVSHTPGLRLWIAAMKEDPTVCALLTDKGIFQGYLSLYFRNNPNAFDYGLC is encoded by the exons ATGCCTGGGGATGGGACCAAGGCTTTGGGGAAAG GAAGCTGCCCCCCAGGGCCGGTCCCGGAGGGACTGATCCGCATCTACAGCATGAGGTTCTGCCCATATTCGCACAGGACGCGTCTTGTCCTCAGGGCCAAAGGCATCAG TCATGAAATTATCAACATTAACCTGAGAAACAAGCCTGAATGGTACTATACAAAGCACCCTTTTGGCCAAATTCCTGTCCTGGAGACCAGCCAATGTCAACTGATCTACGAATCTGTCATTGCTTGTGAGTACCTGGATGACGCTTATCCCGGAAGGAAGCTGTTTCCATGTGACCCTTATGAACGAGCTCGCCAGAAGATGTTATTGGAGCTATTCTGTAAG ATTCTTGACTATCAGAACACCACCTTCTTTGGTGGAGACTGTATATCCATGATCGATTACCTCCTCTGGCCCTGGTTTGAGCGTCTGGATGTGTATGGGATTGCAGA CTGTGTGAGCCACACCCCAGGCCTCCGGCTCTGGATCGCGGCCATGAAGGAGGATCCCACGGTGTGTGCTCTTCTCACGGATAAGGGCATCTTCCAGGGCTACTTGAGTCTCTATTTTCGGAACAACCCTAATGCCTTTGACTATGGGCTATGCTGA
- the GSTO2 gene encoding glutathione S-transferase omega-2 isoform X1, translating into MPGDGTKALGKGSCPPGPVPEGLIRIYSMRFCPYSHRTRLVLRAKGISHEIININLRNKPEWYYTKHPFGQIPVLETSQCQLIYESVIACEYLDDAYPGRKLFPCDPYERARQKMLLELFCKVPQLTKECLVALRCRRECSDLKIALRQEFCNLEKILDYQNTTFFGGDCISMIDYLLWPWFERLDVYGIADCVSHTPGLRLWIAAMKEDPTVCALLTDKGIFQGYLSLYFRNNPNAFDYGLC; encoded by the exons ATGCCTGGGGATGGGACCAAGGCTTTGGGGAAAG GAAGCTGCCCCCCAGGGCCGGTCCCGGAGGGACTGATCCGCATCTACAGCATGAGGTTCTGCCCATATTCGCACAGGACGCGTCTTGTCCTCAGGGCCAAAGGCATCAG TCATGAAATTATCAACATTAACCTGAGAAACAAGCCTGAATGGTACTATACAAAGCACCCTTTTGGCCAAATTCCTGTCCTGGAGACCAGCCAATGTCAACTGATCTACGAATCTGTCATTGCTTGTGAGTACCTGGATGACGCTTATCCCGGAAGGAAGCTGTTTCCATGTGACCCTTATGAACGAGCTCGCCAGAAGATGTTATTGGAGCTATTCTGTAAG GTCCCACAGTTGACCAAGGAGTGCCTGGTAGCGTTGAGATGCAGGAGGGAGTGCAGTGATCTGAAGATAGCCCTGCGTCAGGAGTTCTGCAACCTGGAAAAG ATTCTTGACTATCAGAACACCACCTTCTTTGGTGGAGACTGTATATCCATGATCGATTACCTCCTCTGGCCCTGGTTTGAGCGTCTGGATGTGTATGGGATTGCAGA CTGTGTGAGCCACACCCCAGGCCTCCGGCTCTGGATCGCGGCCATGAAGGAGGATCCCACGGTGTGTGCTCTTCTCACGGATAAGGGCATCTTCCAGGGCTACTTGAGTCTCTATTTTCGGAACAACCCTAATGCCTTTGACTATGGGCTATGCTGA